The following are from one region of the Clupea harengus unplaced genomic scaffold, Ch_v2.0.2, whole genome shotgun sequence genome:
- the eif2b5 gene encoding translation initiation factor eIF-2B subunit epsilon isoform X1: protein MAGRGAKQSRSGAGNAGRKGATDQEEAEQPLQAVLIADSFNRRFFPITKDQPRALLPLANVSMIDYTLEFLTSTGVQETFVFCCWMSNKIKEHLLNSKWCRPTSPNTVHIITSDLYRSLGDVLRDVDAKALIRSDFILVYGDVVSNIDVTQVVQEHRHRRKSDKNVSVMTMIFKESSPGHKSRCGEDDIIVAMDSKSKRVLHYQKTQGLKKLQFPMNIFHSGSDEYEIRHDLLDCHISICSPQVAELFTDNFDYQTRNDFVRGILVNEEILGNQIHMHVTKDGYGARVSNMLMYDAVSSDMIRRWVYPFTPEANFADQEGQRCTHSRHNVYRGPGVSLGHGSQMEENVLIGRDTSIGANCFISNTVIGANCCIGNNVVLDRAYIWSDVNIASNVEVHQSVICDGVEVKEGVTLKEQCVLAFNVVVGPNITLSEGTVVSMHHPDEEEEEDEDEFLSDDADTGHSESVTKQKAFNPAEVGTKGKGYIWKNPSLDDTEDDELAQCLWGLVLNADLESDSESEASEGSQEPGSRGMSPELDDVKVFQAEVQGTLQRGLEENIGCDNLVLEINSLKYAYNITLKEVMQIIMRVVLEFPFYQQGAQLSTAQYNTSLLPLLKKWAPVFKNYVKRAQDHLDCLASMEEFFLEHEGHWGALVKVLMNTYQLEILEEDAIMRWFSQVATSDKSKQLRKNQGLLKFIQWLEEAEESSEGDE from the exons ATGGCAGGTAGAGGTGCGAAGCAGAGCCGCTCTGGCGCTGGAAATGCTGGTCGTAAAGGTGCAACTGACCAGGAGGAGGCTGAACAGCCACTTCAAGCTGTACTGATAGCTGACAGCTTCAATCGCAGGTTTTTCCCCATCACTAAAGATCAGCCCCGC GCTCTATTACCTTTAGCGAATGTCTCTATGATTGACTACACATTAGAATTTCTCACTTCAACTGGAGTTCAAGAGACATTTGTCTTCTGTTGCTGGATGTCTAACAAAATCAAGGAACATCTGTT GAATTCAAAGTGGTGCCGCCCCACTTCTCCAAACACAGTACACATTATCACCTCTGACCTTTACCGATCTTTGGGTGATGTATTGCGAGATGTTGATGCCAAGGCCTTGATCCGTTCAGATTTTATCTTGGTTTATGGAGATGTGGTGTCCAACATTGATGTCACCCAAGTAGTACAGGAACATCG GCATAGGCGCAAATCGGACAAGAATGTGTCAGTGATGACCATGATTTTCAAAGAGTCCTCTCCTGGACATAAGTCCCGCTGTGGTGAGGATGATATTATTGTCGCCATGGACAGTAAAAGCAAGCGGGTTCTTCACTACCAGAAGACCCAGGGACTGAAAAAACTCCAGTTTCCCATG AATATTTTCCACAGTGGGAGTGATGAGTACGAGATTCGACATGATCTCCTAGACTGTCACATCAGCATCTGTTCCCCACAA GTGGCTGAGCTGTTTACTGACAATTTCGACTACCAGACCAGAAATGACTTTGTCCGAGGGATTCTGGTCAATGAGGAG ATTTTGGGAAACCAGATTCACATGCATGTCACTAAGGACGGCTACGGGGCTCGCGTCTCCAACATGCTCATGTATGACGCAGTCTCGTCGGACATGATCCGTCGATGGGTCTATCCTTTCACCCCGGAGGCTAACTTTGCTGACCAAGAGGGCCAGCGGTGCACCCACTCCAGACACAATGTGTACAGGGGTCCTGGGGTCAGTCTGGGTCACGGCAGTCAGATGGAGGAAAACGTCCTGATTGGACGAGACACCAGCATTGGAGCCAACTGCTTTATCTCCAATACTGTCATTGGGGCTAACTGTTGCATAG GGAATAATGTGGTATTGGACCGAGCCTACATCTGGAGTGACGTCAACATTGCCAGCAATGTGGAGGTCCATCAGTCAGTCATCTGTGATGGTGTGGAGGTGAAAGAGGGTGTCACTCTGAAGGAACAGTGTGTCCTGGCATTCAAC GTTGTGGTTGGACCTAATATCACCCTGTCAGAGGGGACCGTGGTGTCCATGCATCAtccagatgaggaggaggaagaggacgaagaTGAGTTTTTGAGTGATGATGCTGATACTGGCCATAGTGAAAGTGTAACCAAGCAGAAGG CATTCAACCCTGCTGAGGTTGGAACCAAGGGCAAAGGCTATATTTGGAAGAACCCCAGTCTGGATGACACAGAGGATGATGAGCTCGCTCAGTGTTTATGGG GGCTGGTGCTGAATGCTGACCtggagagtgacagtgagagtgaggccAGCGAAGGCTCCCAGGAGCCAGGAAGCCGGGGCATGTCTCCAGAGCTTGATGACGTTAAAG tgttTCAGGCAGAGGTTCAAGGCACTCTGCAGAGAGGGCTGGAGGAGAACATTGGCTGTGACAATCTTGTGTTAGAGATCAACTCGCTCAA GTATGCTTATAATATCACCCTCAAGGAAGTCATGCAGATCATCATGAGAGTAGTGCTTGAATTCCCCTTctaccagcagggggcacagTTGAGCACAGCCCAGTACAACACTTCACTCCTACCG CTTTTAAAGAAATGGGCACCTGTCTTTAAGAACTATGTGAAGAGGGCCCAGGATCATCTAGACTGTCTGGCCTCCATGGAGGAGTTCTTTCTGGAACATGAGGGTCACTGGGGAGCCCTGGTTAAA GTGCTGATGAACACATACCAGTTGGAGATTCTGGAGGAGGACGCCATCATGCGCTGGTTCTCTCAGGTGGCCACATCAGACAAGAGCAAACAGTTGCGCAAAAACCAAGGG
- the eif2b5 gene encoding translation initiation factor eIF-2B subunit epsilon isoform X2, producing MIDYTLEFLTSTGVQETFVFCCWMSNKIKEHLLNSKWCRPTSPNTVHIITSDLYRSLGDVLRDVDAKALIRSDFILVYGDVVSNIDVTQVVQEHRHRRKSDKNVSVMTMIFKESSPGHKSRCGEDDIIVAMDSKSKRVLHYQKTQGLKKLQFPMNIFHSGSDEYEIRHDLLDCHISICSPQVAELFTDNFDYQTRNDFVRGILVNEEILGNQIHMHVTKDGYGARVSNMLMYDAVSSDMIRRWVYPFTPEANFADQEGQRCTHSRHNVYRGPGVSLGHGSQMEENVLIGRDTSIGANCFISNTVIGANCCIGNNVVLDRAYIWSDVNIASNVEVHQSVICDGVEVKEGVTLKEQCVLAFNVVVGPNITLSEGTVVSMHHPDEEEEEDEDEFLSDDADTGHSESVTKQKAFNPAEVGTKGKGYIWKNPSLDDTEDDELAQCLWGLVLNADLESDSESEASEGSQEPGSRGMSPELDDVKVFQAEVQGTLQRGLEENIGCDNLVLEINSLKYAYNITLKEVMQIIMRVVLEFPFYQQGAQLSTAQYNTSLLPLLKKWAPVFKNYVKRAQDHLDCLASMEEFFLEHEGHWGALVKVLMNTYQLEILEEDAIMRWFSQVATSDKSKQLRKNQGLLKFIQWLEEAEESSEGDE from the exons ATGATTGACTACACATTAGAATTTCTCACTTCAACTGGAGTTCAAGAGACATTTGTCTTCTGTTGCTGGATGTCTAACAAAATCAAGGAACATCTGTT GAATTCAAAGTGGTGCCGCCCCACTTCTCCAAACACAGTACACATTATCACCTCTGACCTTTACCGATCTTTGGGTGATGTATTGCGAGATGTTGATGCCAAGGCCTTGATCCGTTCAGATTTTATCTTGGTTTATGGAGATGTGGTGTCCAACATTGATGTCACCCAAGTAGTACAGGAACATCG GCATAGGCGCAAATCGGACAAGAATGTGTCAGTGATGACCATGATTTTCAAAGAGTCCTCTCCTGGACATAAGTCCCGCTGTGGTGAGGATGATATTATTGTCGCCATGGACAGTAAAAGCAAGCGGGTTCTTCACTACCAGAAGACCCAGGGACTGAAAAAACTCCAGTTTCCCATG AATATTTTCCACAGTGGGAGTGATGAGTACGAGATTCGACATGATCTCCTAGACTGTCACATCAGCATCTGTTCCCCACAA GTGGCTGAGCTGTTTACTGACAATTTCGACTACCAGACCAGAAATGACTTTGTCCGAGGGATTCTGGTCAATGAGGAG ATTTTGGGAAACCAGATTCACATGCATGTCACTAAGGACGGCTACGGGGCTCGCGTCTCCAACATGCTCATGTATGACGCAGTCTCGTCGGACATGATCCGTCGATGGGTCTATCCTTTCACCCCGGAGGCTAACTTTGCTGACCAAGAGGGCCAGCGGTGCACCCACTCCAGACACAATGTGTACAGGGGTCCTGGGGTCAGTCTGGGTCACGGCAGTCAGATGGAGGAAAACGTCCTGATTGGACGAGACACCAGCATTGGAGCCAACTGCTTTATCTCCAATACTGTCATTGGGGCTAACTGTTGCATAG GGAATAATGTGGTATTGGACCGAGCCTACATCTGGAGTGACGTCAACATTGCCAGCAATGTGGAGGTCCATCAGTCAGTCATCTGTGATGGTGTGGAGGTGAAAGAGGGTGTCACTCTGAAGGAACAGTGTGTCCTGGCATTCAAC GTTGTGGTTGGACCTAATATCACCCTGTCAGAGGGGACCGTGGTGTCCATGCATCAtccagatgaggaggaggaagaggacgaagaTGAGTTTTTGAGTGATGATGCTGATACTGGCCATAGTGAAAGTGTAACCAAGCAGAAGG CATTCAACCCTGCTGAGGTTGGAACCAAGGGCAAAGGCTATATTTGGAAGAACCCCAGTCTGGATGACACAGAGGATGATGAGCTCGCTCAGTGTTTATGGG GGCTGGTGCTGAATGCTGACCtggagagtgacagtgagagtgaggccAGCGAAGGCTCCCAGGAGCCAGGAAGCCGGGGCATGTCTCCAGAGCTTGATGACGTTAAAG tgttTCAGGCAGAGGTTCAAGGCACTCTGCAGAGAGGGCTGGAGGAGAACATTGGCTGTGACAATCTTGTGTTAGAGATCAACTCGCTCAA GTATGCTTATAATATCACCCTCAAGGAAGTCATGCAGATCATCATGAGAGTAGTGCTTGAATTCCCCTTctaccagcagggggcacagTTGAGCACAGCCCAGTACAACACTTCACTCCTACCG CTTTTAAAGAAATGGGCACCTGTCTTTAAGAACTATGTGAAGAGGGCCCAGGATCATCTAGACTGTCTGGCCTCCATGGAGGAGTTCTTTCTGGAACATGAGGGTCACTGGGGAGCCCTGGTTAAA GTGCTGATGAACACATACCAGTTGGAGATTCTGGAGGAGGACGCCATCATGCGCTGGTTCTCTCAGGTGGCCACATCAGACAAGAGCAAACAGTTGCGCAAAAACCAAGGG